From Solea senegalensis isolate Sse05_10M linkage group LG19, IFAPA_SoseM_1, whole genome shotgun sequence, the proteins below share one genomic window:
- the LOC122784858 gene encoding GDP-L-fucose synthase-like, with product MASGEKTEPMRVLVTGGSGLIGKAIEHVVFKEGGKREGEEWFFISSMDGDLTDVEQTRAVFEKYHPTHVIHLAAKVGGLFMHLKQNLQFLRENIKINDNVLHTAHETGVNKVVSCLSSCIFPDKTTYPIDETMIHNGPPHESNYGYSYAKRMIDIQNRAYFQQYKRCYTSVIPTNVFGPYDNFSPENGHVLSALMCKTNKAKQDGTHVKVCGTGNPRRQFTYSLDLGRILVWVLREYDEVDPLITSVGSEKEVSLKEAVDMIAKALDFKGEIVYDTTMSDGQMKKTASNDKLRRYLPDFTFTPLDEAIKMTCDWFVANYDIARK from the exons ATGGCATCAGGGGAGAAGACAGAGCCGATGCGTGTCCTGGTGACAGGTGGATCTGGGTTGATTGGCAAAGCCATTGAGCATGTGGTGTTTAAGGAAGGTGGGAAACGTGAGGGAGAAGAATGGTTCTTCATCTCCTCAATGGACGGAGATCTAAC gGATGTTGAGCAGACCAGAGCTGTGTTCGAGAAGTATCATCCCACTCATGTCATCCACCTTGCTGCCAAAGTGGGAGGACTCTTCATGCACTTGAAACAGAACCTGCAGTTTTTG agagaaaacataaaGATCAATGACAACGTCCTGCATACTGCCCATGAGACGGGTGTTAACAAAGTCGTGTCTTGCCTGTCCAGTTGTATCTTTCCTGACAAAACTACATATCCCATTGATGAGACAATG ATACACAATGGGCCACCTCATGAATCAAATTACGGATATTCGTATGCCAAAAGGATGATTGATATTCAGAACAG GGCATACTTTCAGCAGTATAAGCGTTGTTACACATCAGTCATCCCAACCAATGTGTTTGGTCCCTATGACAACTTCAGTCCAGAAAATGGCCACGTGCTCTCAGCACTCATGTGCAAGACAAACAAAGCCAAAC aaGACGGAACCCATGTGAAGGTGTGTGGCACTGGAAATCCACGAAGACAGTTCACCTACTCTCTG GACTTAGGCCGTATACTTGTCTGGGTCCTGAGAGAGTATGACGAGGTGGATCCTCTTATCACTTCTG tTGGGTCAGAGAAGGAAGTTTCCCTCAAAGAGGCCGTGGACATGATCGCAAAGGCTTTGGACTTCAAGGGTGAAATAGTC TATGACACCACTATGTCCGATGGTCAGATGAAGAAGACAGCAAGCAATGACAAACTGAGACGCTACCTTCCTGACTTCACCTTCACACCGCTTGATGAAG CCATCAAGATGACCTGTGACTGGTTTGTGGCCAATTACGACATTGCAAGAAAATGA